In the Telopea speciosissima isolate NSW1024214 ecotype Mountain lineage chromosome 6, Tspe_v1, whole genome shotgun sequence genome, GCAGAGGCTATACATACTGACCTGAATAACTCCAGCAGCCTCTTCTTCTGTCATGAAAAGAGGTCCTGGTATGTGGAGCTTAATTATTTCAAATGCTCTTCCACAGGCATCTGTGGCTTTGGAAAGAACAGACAATGCCTCAACAGATCGCTCATACTGGGGGTCTGATTCATCATCAGTCCAGGCTAAGAGAACCACACCAGGCTTAACAAAGCAGCACATATTGTCAATGTGACCATTAGTATCGTCATCACCTacaaaaataaggttaaacCATTGGAGGATTAGAAGGAATTACATATATAATACCTCCTCAAAAACTATACATCTAGAGTCAAGAATGTATCCACAGAAAaagtccaaaaaaataataaattaatagtACCCAGAGAGGAAATAAGTACCAAATAGCCCTTGAGGCAACCATATAACCTTCCTGACTCCAAGATACATCTTAAGCTCATTCTCTATTTGTTCTTTTGTTAAAGTGGGATTCCGATTTTTATTCAGCAGGCACTCTTCAGTGGTAAGGCAAGTCCctgaagaatgaaagaaatgatgaatagatttaaaaattacaaaaatatctGCAGAAGCATTGGGTACTGATtgccaaaaaaatttcttataaaGGTAGACCAACTGCCGTATTTCTGCAGGGCCAAGGAAgtaaagaatatttttctttgATAAGTTGCAAATAGAAGGAATGAATTAAGTGAACCATTCTGGGAACGTGTGCTATGCCTCCATCCAAGGTAGAGGAATGAATAATCAGGATATATTAACAAAAAACTATAGCAACACTATCAGAAAAGAATAAAAGGCCCCAACAATCTACAGACTGATATCCATCTTATATTTGCTTATGTAtaacaaccaaataaaataaaacaaaatatgatATAATGTGTCATAAGGGAAAACCCACTATACCACTTTGTTACTAAATAATATTTATCAGCCTCAAGAAATGGATTACCTTCGTTTTACAAGGTTATCTGCCAACAATTTAAACAATTTACGGCAGGGATGGTTAACAAAAGTTCCTCTAGGATTACAAATGCCTAGCTATGAGAATTAACAATGAAATGCCCATGTATGCTATAATGAAACTTATCAAATAAAATTGTAACTGTTACCTTCTCCGTCTACATGGATGCTTCCACCTTCAAGAATAATAGATTGAGGAAACCGAGGAAGCTTCTCAATTCCCAAAATCTAacatcaaagaaaagaaaatattaggtGTCACAATCGAACATCTATGAAATGCTGGTAAAGAATAGTCAAAAGAGGgaaatcaaaaaattaaaacactAGTAAAACTGAAGCAACGACAAAATCAACTCAATCGACCTTCCTGGCAACAAGTTGATCAAGACTCCAGTCCGCATAACATCCATCATCAGGACCTAGGAATCAACAAAGAGAAAGGAGTGAACATATAACTTCCCTCGCTCAAAGCCATAAAACTCACACTTGATAATTTTTAGTCTATTAAAACAAAACATTCATTAAAATATCAGTTTCTTGACGGATGCACAATGGTTTGACTTGGGAGTCCTTTTTTTATAGCCACGGGTccaaacttggaaacagcctcttctgCGAAGCagagggtaaggctgcgtacatttgcccctcccagaccctgcagtagcgggagcctcctGCACTGGGACGGTCTTTTATACATAAGACGAAAGGTAAGTAGAAAGTAGTTCCAACAAATGAACAGTGATGCACCATTCACAGTTCAACCCACATATTTCCCCATGGATTACAAAAGAACTACATGGTACAAAGGCTTACCACCCCAGCAGTTAAAATTCCAATCAATTCCAGCAATCTTCCGCACTGGGTCTCCTGAATGCGTTATGTGGTCACATACAACAAACTTTCGGCAAAAAGTTATCCTTTTAGAGACTAAAGTAAATAGCAAACAAGAAATACTCTAAAAGAACTGCAGGAACAACCAAGATttaaagaaaagataagaaCTCACAGTTGGTCCAGTATCACGAAACCAGGCATCATTTATACTCATCTCAACGACCCTGATATCTTTGGGTATTTGATTACGTGCATTTTCCCACTAGAGCATGAAAAAGTTCAGAGAAGTGAAGTAAAAGACAATGACTATGAGTTTTAAGGGTATTTCTCAAAGAAACTTTACCCAGCAACAATTACTGACCTGTGCAGGACTTGCACACACAGTCACAGGCTCAAACCTGGAGATGGCAGATGCTACCTTCACAAATACACGTTGGGCATGTGTTGCGTTATTCCGCCAGTTATCAGGACGTTCCTGTAATTTAAGATGAAGCTTGATTGTAATACTGAAGAGCAGACACAGTTTTGTTCTTGGAAAAGCaaacaagagaaagagatcATCTACCAACAACAGAAACTGTCATGCCACACAGAGGGAGGTTCAAAAAGTAAACCCAAGAATTTTAATAAAAGCTGCATACAGTAGTATAATAAGAATTTATTCATTTGGAGCGATGAGAAACTTGGATAAAGAATACTTGGAAGATAACCAGCTGATTCTTTAACTCTTGTTCAATTCCAAGTCTTTAATGTAGAAGTGCTAGGCTGAAAAAGGATCAACACTAACACACCTCCAGTAGACCAG is a window encoding:
- the LOC122665176 gene encoding agmatine deiminase isoform X2; the protein is MDLESKPALLGYRMPPEWETHSHCWMGWPERPDNWRNNATHAQRVFVKVASAISRFEPVTVCASPAQWENARNQIPKDIRVVEMSINDAWFRDTGPTFVVCDHITHSGDPVRKIAGIDWNFNCWGGPDDGCYADWSLDQLVARKILGIEKLPRFPQSIILEGGSIHVDGEGTCLTTEECLLNKNRNPTLTKEQIENELKMYLGVRKVIWLPQGLFGDDDTNGHIDNMCCFVKPGVVLLAWTDDESDPQYERSVEALSVLSKATDACGRAFEIIKLHIPGPLFMTEEEAAGVIQDGSVRRICSHYLYCTDWLACKWDRDLPLVDWIE
- the LOC122665176 gene encoding agmatine deiminase isoform X1 — protein: MDLESKPALLGYRMPPEWETHSHCWMGWPERPDNWRNNATHAQRVFVKVASAISRFEPVTVCASPAQWENARNQIPKDIRVVEMSINDAWFRDTGPTFVVCDHITHSGDPVRKIAGIDWNFNCWGGPDDGCYADWSLDQLVARKILGIEKLPRFPQSIILEGGSIHVDGEGTCLTTEECLLNKNRNPTLTKEQIENELKMYLGVRKVIWLPQGLFGDDDTNGHIDNMCCFVKPGVVLLAWTDDESDPQYERSVEALSVLSKATDACGRAFEIIKLHIPGPLFMTEEEAAGVIQDGGAKPRPPGTRLAVSYVNFYIANGGIIAPAFGDEKWDKEAFRVLSIAFPNHEVVMIEGSREIALGGGNIHCITQQQPAFTSNIVKQG